The sequence CGCACGGCGCGGGTGGCGGCGGCGATGCGCGCGGGCAGCTCGGCATCGTCGTCGTCGCCGATCCATGCCTCGACCAGGTCGCCGAGGATGTACAGCGCGTCGGCGTGGTGGACTTCGTCGCTGGCCAGGTAGCGCTCGAACAGTTTGGTGATCTGCAGGCGGGCAGGATCCAGGTGCAGGTCGGCGATGAACAGGGTGGTCATCGCGGCGTCAGCCCTTGCTGGCCGCTTTCTTGCCCGGTTTGGCAGCGGCGGGTCTGGTTGGCGTCGACGCCGCGGTGGCCGGTGCTGCCACGCTGGCAGCCGGGGCAGGGGTTTCCTCGCCGACCACATGGGCGCTTTCGATCAGCACCAGCGGATTCGGCACATCGCCGGCGAACGGACCCAGCGGGCGGGTGGGCAGCGCAGCGATCTTGTCGACCACCTCCATGCCCTTGATGACCTTGCCGAACACGGTATAGCCCCAGGTCAGCCCGCTCTGGTTGCCGACGAAATCCAGCCGGCGGTTGTCGACCAGGTTGAAGAAAAACTGCGCAGTGCCGGAGTTCGGGTCGGCGCCGCGGGCGACGGCGACGGTGCCGCGCAGGTTGGACAGGCCGTTGTCCGCCTCGCTGGCCACGGCCGAACGCGTGCGCTTGGGCTGCAGGTCGCGGGTGTACAGGCCGCCCTGCACCAGGTAGCCGGGGATGGCCCGGTGCAGCAGGGTGCCGTCATAGAAGCCGTCGCGCACGTATTGCAGGAAGTTGGCCACGCTCTTCGGCGCCTTGTCCGGGTACAGCTCCAGCGTGATGTCGCCCTGCGAGGTGCGCAGCACGACCTGGGGCGGTGGTGTGGTGGCTGGCGCCACCGGTTTGGCGGTCTGTGCTGCCAGCGTCGGCGGCAGGATCAGGAGCAGCGTGGCGAGCAGGGATTTCAACATGGGCATCAAGATCGTCTGGGCGTCCGGACATGATACGCGGCAACGGCGGAAGCTGGTTCCTCGGCGCAGTCAGCTGCTGGAGATATCCAGCTTGATGCCCAGTTCGGCCATTGGCGATTGCTCCTGCTGCAGGTCGGCCTCGCTCAGCGGGTGCTGCTCGAACCAGGCCAGCGGCAGGGTCAGCCGCAGCGACTTGCTGCTGGCGGCCAGGCGCATTTGCGGCAACGACTCGGCCCGGCGCGCGCGGCGGAACAGCACCGCCAGGCGGAGCAGGGCGGTGGTGTAGCGGGCCAGCTGGCGATAGCGCTGCGGCAAGGTCGCGACCACCGCCTTGTCCGGCTTGCGCCGGTGCATCTCGACCACCGCCGCCAGCAACTGCTGCTCCTGCCGCGAGAAGCCGGCCAGGTCGGCGTGGCGCAGGATATAGGCGCCGTGGTGGTGGTGCTGGCTGTGCGCGATGGCCAGGCCGATCTCGTGCACGCGCGAGGCCCATGACAGCCACTCGCGGGCATCGGCGTCCAGTTTCCAGGCGCGCGCGACCTGGTCGAACAGCATCAGGGCGGTCGATTCGACCCGGCGCGCCTGGGCACGATCGACGCCGTAGCGGGTCGCCAGCGCGTCGATGCTGGCGGTGCGCGGGTCGCTGCCGCCGGCGCGGCCGAGCAGGTCCCACAGCAGGCCCTCGCGCATCGAGCTTTCGCACACGTGCAGGCGCTCGATGCCGAGTGCGGCGAACGCGGCCTCCATGATCACCACGCCGCCGGCGATCACCGGTGCGCGTTCCTCGACCAGGCCGGGCAGCTTGAGCGTGCCGATCTGGCCGTGCTCGATCAGCGCGTCGCCCAGCGCGGCGAGCGAGGCCGGGGTGATGCCGTCGTCGGAGAATTTCATCGCCTGCACCACTGCGCCGATCGACTTGGCGGAGCCGGACGAGCCGTAGGCATCCTGCCAGCCGGATTCGCGATAGTCCTCGGCAAACTGCTGCAGCAGCACGCCGATCTCGCTGCGCGCGCGCTGCCAGCGCTTGCGGTTGATCTTGCCGCCGGGGAAAAAGCGCAAGGTCGAGGCGATGCAACCGGCCTGCACGCTTTCGGTGTGCAGCGGCGCCAGCCCGCGGCCGATGATGAACTCGGTGCTGCCACCGCCGACGTCGATGACCAGCCGCGGTTCGCGCGAGGCGGGCAGGTCGTGCGCGGCGCCGAGGAAGATCAGGCGGCCTTCCTCGCGCCCGGAGACCACCTCGATCGGGTGGCCGAGCGCGGCCTCGGCGGTGGTCAGGAAGGTCTGCGGCGAAGCCAGCCGGCGCACCGTGTTGGTGGCCACCGCACGCACCCGCATCGACGGCAGGCCGGCGATGCGCTGGCCGAAACGGGCCAGGCAGGCCATTGCGCGTGCGCGGCGTTCGGCGTCCAGGGTGCCGTCGGCGCGCAGGCCGGCGGCCATCCGCACGGTGTCGCGCAGGCGGTCGATCACGCGCGGCTCGCCGTGTTCCATGCGCGCCACCACCAGGTGGAAGCTGTTTGAGCCCATGTCCACGGCGGCGATCAGTTCGCCGTCGCGGATCGGTGTCTGTTCGGCTGGACTCACGCCCGGGCTCCCGCGACGGCAAAGTGCGGATTCTCGCACGCAGGCGTGGCGTGGGGAAAACGAGGGCTCATGCGGTGCGCCGATTCACTTGCAGTAACGCTCGAGCAGGCCCTGCTGTGCGCTGTACGGCGGATGGCCGTCCGGCTCGGCGCGCACGTAGCGGCCGTCGCTGCCGAGCAGCCAGGCCTGGGTGTTGTCGGCCAGGCCGTTGGCCAGGGTTTCCTCGAACACCCGCGCAGCCAGTTCGGGATCGAGGATCGGAAACGCCACCTCGATCCGCCGCATCAGGTTGCGCTCCATCCAGTCGGCGCTGGCGCAGTAGATCTCGGGGTTGCCGTCGTTGGCGAACCAGTACACCCGGCTGTGTTCGAGGAAGCGTCCGATGATCGAGCGCACGCGGATGCGCTCGGAAATGCCGGGCAGGCCAGGGCGCAACGTGCAGGCGCCGCGCACGATCAGGTCGATCTCCACGCCGGCCGTCGAGGCGCGGTACAGCGCCTCGATCACGCGTGCCTCGTTCAGCGCATTGAACTTGGCCACGATGCGGGCGGGTCGCCCGGCGCGCGCGTGCGCGGTTTCGCGCTCGATCTTCGCCAGCACGCTGGGGTACAGCGTGAACGGCGAATGCAGCAGCCGTTTCAGCTCGATGATCGGCCCCAGCCCGGACAGCTGCTGGAACACCTTGTGCAGGTCCTCGCCGATCTCCGGGTTCGCCGTCATCAGGCCGATGTCGGTGTACATGCGGCTGTTGGCCTGGTGGTAGTTGCCGGTGGACAGGTGCACGTAGCGGCGCAGCGCCTCGCCCTCGCGG is a genomic window of Rhodanobacter thiooxydans containing:
- a CDS encoding peptidylprolyl isomerase; this translates as MLKSLLATLLLILPPTLAAQTAKPVAPATTPPPQVVLRTSQGDITLELYPDKAPKSVANFLQYVRDGFYDGTLLHRAIPGYLVQGGLYTRDLQPKRTRSAVASEADNGLSNLRGTVAVARGADPNSGTAQFFFNLVDNRRLDFVGNQSGLTWGYTVFGKVIKGMEVVDKIAALPTRPLGPFAGDVPNPLVLIESAHVVGEETPAPAASVAAPATAASTPTRPAAAKPGKKAASKG
- a CDS encoding Ppx/GppA phosphatase family protein; amino-acid sequence: MSPAEQTPIRDGELIAAVDMGSNSFHLVVARMEHGEPRVIDRLRDTVRMAAGLRADGTLDAERRARAMACLARFGQRIAGLPSMRVRAVATNTVRRLASPQTFLTTAEAALGHPIEVVSGREEGRLIFLGAAHDLPASREPRLVIDVGGGSTEFIIGRGLAPLHTESVQAGCIASTLRFFPGGKINRKRWQRARSEIGVLLQQFAEDYRESGWQDAYGSSGSAKSIGAVVQAMKFSDDGITPASLAALGDALIEHGQIGTLKLPGLVEERAPVIAGGVVIMEAAFAALGIERLHVCESSMREGLLWDLLGRAGGSDPRTASIDALATRYGVDRAQARRVESTALMLFDQVARAWKLDADAREWLSWASRVHEIGLAIAHSQHHHHGAYILRHADLAGFSRQEQQLLAAVVEMHRRKPDKAVVATLPQRYRQLARYTTALLRLAVLFRRARRAESLPQMRLAASSKSLRLTLPLAWFEQHPLSEADLQQEQSPMAELGIKLDISSS